The following is a genomic window from Strix aluco isolate bStrAlu1 chromosome 3, bStrAlu1.hap1, whole genome shotgun sequence.
gGCGGACATGTGGGAGGATGGAGCAGGACCTCCCTACCAGCAGGACCTCATCCTTCTGACCACTGCCACACTTAGACCAGAAGGTGATGGGAGGGAACGACAGCGGGGCACGGGGACACCTCCCCTGACCCAACcactctccctctctctcccccttgcaGGCTATGGGCAGGTAAGGAAGCACTGCCCCAAGGTGGGGTACTGCTCCAGCCAGTGCTCCAAGGTGGACGTGTGGTCCTTCTCCTCCGACTGCAAGTACTACTGCTGCATCCCGCCCGGCTGGAAGGGCAAATAGGAGCTGAAGAGGAagcagctggggaagaggaggcacCACGGTGGCTTTGGGAGCAGCTTCTCAACTGTCGAACCCAATTGTCATCCCCTCCTCTCCataattaaaaagggaaaaaaaggagatgtAACTCTggtgtgtgtgtgatgtggtTACTTGTGTCCCCATGGTCCCACAAAAAGCATTAGGACAGGTTCTCCAAGCTCAGTTCAAATGCTCATCGGCACCAAAAAAGCCTGAACATCTGCTGACAAcaagctgcag
Proteins encoded in this region:
- the LOC141921918 gene encoding cygnin; protein product: MRFLYLVFAVFLLVSLATPGYGQVRKHCPKVGYCSSQCSKVDVWSFSSDCKYYCCIPPGWKGK